The Martelella sp. AD-3 genome includes a region encoding these proteins:
- the tyrS gene encoding tyrosine--tRNA ligase — MSKFKSEFLHTLSERGYIHQISDETGLDDLLAKEQVTAYIGFDPTAPSLHAGSLIQIMMLHWFQKTGHRPISLMGGGTGMVGDPSFKDEARKLMTVDMIEDNIASIQRVFANYIDYDRDEAPALMINNADWLRDINYLEFLRDVGRHFSVNRMLSFESVKTRLDREQSLSFLEFNYMILQAYDFVELYRNYGCRLQMGGSDQWGNIVNGIDLGHRMDAPQLYALTAPLLTTASGAKMGKSANGAVWLNPDMLSAYDFWQFWRNTEDADVGRFLKLYTTLPMDEVARLSALGGSEINEVKKILATEVTAMLHGRAAAEEAAETARKTFEEGALAENLPTVEVGKAEIDAGIGILTLLVQAGLAGSNGEARRHIKGGAVKLNDKGVSDERMAVGSDAVTDDGVIKLSLGKKKHILVKPA; from the coding sequence ATGTCGAAGTTCAAATCCGAATTCCTGCACACGCTGTCCGAGCGCGGTTACATTCATCAGATTTCCGATGAGACCGGCCTTGATGACCTTCTGGCCAAGGAGCAGGTGACGGCCTATATCGGCTTCGACCCGACGGCGCCCTCGCTCCATGCCGGCTCGCTGATCCAGATCATGATGCTGCACTGGTTCCAGAAGACCGGCCACCGGCCGATCTCGCTGATGGGCGGCGGCACGGGCATGGTCGGCGACCCGTCCTTCAAGGACGAGGCGCGCAAGCTGATGACGGTCGACATGATCGAGGACAATATCGCGTCCATCCAGCGGGTTTTCGCCAATTATATCGATTATGACCGCGACGAAGCGCCGGCGCTGATGATCAACAATGCCGACTGGCTGCGCGACATCAACTATCTCGAATTCCTGCGCGATGTCGGCCGGCATTTCTCCGTCAACCGCATGCTCTCCTTCGAGAGCGTGAAGACGCGGCTCGACCGCGAGCAGTCGCTGTCCTTCCTCGAATTCAACTACATGATCCTGCAGGCCTATGATTTCGTCGAACTCTACCGGAATTATGGCTGCCGCCTGCAGATGGGCGGATCGGACCAGTGGGGCAATATCGTCAACGGCATCGATCTCGGCCACCGCATGGACGCGCCGCAGCTTTACGCCCTCACCGCGCCGCTCCTGACCACCGCTTCCGGCGCCAAGATGGGCAAATCGGCAAATGGCGCCGTCTGGCTCAACCCGGACATGCTGTCGGCTTACGATTTCTGGCAGTTCTGGCGCAATACCGAAGATGCCGATGTCGGCCGCTTCCTGAAGCTCTACACGACGCTGCCGATGGACGAGGTCGCGCGGCTTTCGGCGCTCGGCGGATCGGAGATCAACGAGGTTAAGAAGATCCTCGCCACCGAGGTGACCGCCATGCTGCACGGCCGGGCCGCCGCCGAAGAGGCGGCGGAGACGGCGCGCAAGACCTTCGAGGAAGGCGCGCTCGCCGAAAACCTCCCGACCGTCGAAGTCGGCAAGGCGGAGATCGATGCCGGGATCGGCATTCTCACGCTTCTGGTGCAGGCGGGTCTTGCCGGCTCCAACGGCGAGGCCCGTCGCCACATCAAGGGCGGCGCGGTGAAGCTCAACGACAAGGGCGTTTCCGACGAACGCATGGCCGTCGGCTCCGACGCGGTCACGGATGATGGCGTCATCAAGCTTTCGCTGGGCAAGAAGAAGCACATCCTCGTCAAGCCGGCCTGA
- the pflA gene encoding pyruvate formate-lyase-activating protein, with protein MHKRVSAPTKPTGVHIDIDHGFLHSVETGGAVDGPGMRFVFFMAGCQFRCLYCHNPDTWKLHNGRRVDVDDMLREVRPYAGFLKFAGGVTFSGGEPMMQAGFIGNVMGHIKKEMGLHIALDTQGYLHTGVEDEWFDNVDLVMLDIKHIDPEKYHAITAQHLQPTLDFAERLKRLKQKMWMRYVLVPGLTDDADDVNRMADYVASLGDIVERVEVLPFHQMGIAKWDAMGKEYTLRDTPTPTTDETEAARDIFRARGLYTA; from the coding sequence ATGCACAAGCGCGTTTCCGCACCAACGAAGCCCACCGGTGTCCATATCGACATCGACCACGGATTTCTCCACTCGGTCGAAACCGGCGGGGCGGTCGACGGTCCGGGAATGCGCTTCGTGTTCTTCATGGCCGGTTGCCAGTTCCGGTGCCTTTATTGCCACAACCCGGATACCTGGAAGCTCCACAACGGTCGCAGGGTCGATGTGGACGACATGCTCAGGGAGGTCCGCCCCTATGCGGGCTTCCTGAAATTCGCCGGCGGCGTCACCTTTTCCGGCGGCGAACCCATGATGCAGGCCGGTTTCATCGGCAATGTCATGGGACATATCAAGAAGGAAATGGGTCTGCATATCGCGCTCGATACGCAGGGCTATCTCCACACCGGCGTCGAAGACGAGTGGTTCGACAATGTCGACCTCGTGATGCTCGATATCAAGCATATCGACCCGGAGAAGTACCATGCGATCACCGCGCAGCATCTGCAGCCGACGCTCGATTTCGCCGAGCGGTTGAAGCGACTGAAGCAGAAAATGTGGATGCGCTATGTGCTGGTGCCGGGGCTGACGGACGATGCCGACGACGTCAACAGGATGGCGGACTACGTCGCTTCGCTCGGCGATATCGTCGAACGCGTCGAGGTTCTGCCGTTCCACCAGATGGGCATTGCCAAATGGGATGCCATGGGCAAGGAATACACGCTGCGCGACACGCCGACGCCGACGACGGACGAGACCGAGGCCGCGCGTGACATCTTCCGGGCGCGCGGTCTGTACACCGCCTGA
- the pflB gene encoding formate C-acetyltransferase, with translation MDMYAKHTNVHADPWSGFSDGAWRTAIDVRNFIQENYTPYEGDASFLTPATERTKQLWDELSDLLKQERAKGGVLDVSADKPSTITAHDAGYINKDLEIIVGLQTDAPLKRAIMPNGGLRMVEGSLETYGYKADETVHDVWTKYRKSHNQGVFDVYSPDILACRKSGVITGLPDAYGRGRIIGDYRRVALYGTDFLRAQKQKEFHELDDAVFNDNNMRLREELSEQFRALDELREMAAKYGVDISKPARNAREAVQAVYFGYLAAVKEQNGAAMSIGRISTFLDIYIERDIEAGYISEDDAQEMIDDMIMKLRIVRFLRTPEYDELFSGDPVWVTEAIGGMGEDGRTLVSKNSFRFLNTLFNLGPAPEPNLTVLWSPSLPEGFKHFCAKVSADTCAIQYENDELMRPKWGDDYGIACCVSSMRIGKQMQFFGARANLAKALLYAINGGVDEMKLKGKKVAEGLEPITGDVLEYDEVVEKFDKAMDWLAKTYVKALNAIHYMHDKYAYERVEMALHDRDILRTMACGIAGLSIAADALSAIKYAKVEVIRDETGLAVDYKITGDFPAFGNNDDRVDDIAVWLTETFMNKIKAQPYFYRDSMPTQSILTITSNVVYGKKTGNTPDGRRAGEPFAPGANPMNGRDKKGFVAAGASLAKLPYDAALDGISWTASATPGSLGHTDEDRIRNLSNCLDGYTAAGGFHVNVNLLNKETLVDAMDHPEKYPQLTIRVSGYAVNFIKLTKEQQLDVINRTFHTSM, from the coding sequence ATGGATATGTATGCCAAACACACGAACGTTCACGCCGACCCGTGGAGCGGGTTCAGCGACGGTGCATGGCGCACCGCGATCGACGTTCGCAACTTCATTCAGGAAAACTACACGCCTTATGAAGGCGATGCGTCCTTCCTCACGCCGGCCACCGAGCGCACCAAGCAGCTCTGGGATGAGCTGAGCGACCTCTTGAAGCAGGAACGCGCCAAGGGCGGCGTCCTCGACGTTTCGGCAGACAAGCCCTCGACGATCACCGCGCATGACGCCGGCTACATCAACAAGGACCTCGAAATCATCGTCGGCCTGCAGACGGATGCGCCGCTGAAGCGCGCGATCATGCCGAATGGCGGCCTGCGCATGGTCGAGGGCAGCCTCGAGACCTATGGCTACAAGGCGGACGAAACCGTTCACGATGTCTGGACCAAGTATCGAAAGAGCCATAACCAGGGCGTATTCGACGTCTACAGCCCCGACATTCTCGCCTGCCGCAAGTCGGGCGTGATCACCGGTCTGCCGGATGCCTATGGCCGTGGCCGCATCATCGGCGACTATCGCCGCGTTGCCCTTTATGGCACGGATTTCCTGCGCGCTCAAAAGCAGAAGGAATTCCACGAACTCGACGATGCCGTCTTCAATGACAACAATATGCGTCTGCGCGAGGAACTCTCGGAACAGTTCCGCGCGCTCGACGAGCTGCGTGAAATGGCGGCCAAATATGGCGTCGACATTTCGAAGCCCGCCCGCAATGCCCGCGAAGCCGTCCAGGCCGTCTATTTCGGCTATCTGGCGGCCGTGAAGGAACAGAACGGCGCCGCCATGTCGATCGGTCGCATCTCGACCTTCCTCGACATCTATATCGAGCGCGATATCGAAGCCGGTTACATCTCGGAAGACGATGCCCAGGAAATGATCGACGACATGATCATGAAGCTGCGCATCGTCCGCTTCCTGCGCACGCCGGAATATGACGAACTGTTCTCGGGCGACCCCGTATGGGTCACCGAAGCCATCGGCGGCATGGGCGAAGACGGCCGGACGCTGGTTTCAAAGAACAGCTTCCGTTTCCTCAACACGCTGTTCAACCTGGGTCCCGCGCCGGAGCCGAACCTCACGGTTCTGTGGAGCCCGAGCCTGCCGGAGGGCTTCAAGCACTTCTGCGCCAAAGTTTCGGCCGACACCTGCGCCATCCAGTACGAGAACGACGAGTTGATGCGTCCGAAATGGGGCGACGACTACGGCATTGCCTGCTGCGTCTCGTCGATGCGGATCGGCAAGCAGATGCAGTTCTTCGGCGCCCGCGCCAACCTCGCCAAGGCTCTGCTGTATGCGATCAACGGCGGCGTTGACGAAATGAAGCTGAAGGGCAAGAAGGTTGCCGAGGGGCTGGAACCGATCACCGGCGACGTTCTGGAATATGACGAGGTCGTCGAAAAGTTCGACAAGGCCATGGACTGGCTTGCCAAGACCTACGTCAAGGCTCTGAACGCGATCCACTACATGCACGACAAATATGCGTATGAACGCGTCGAAATGGCGCTGCATGACCGTGATATTCTGCGCACCATGGCTTGCGGCATCGCCGGTCTGTCGATTGCGGCCGATGCGCTGTCGGCGATCAAATATGCCAAGGTCGAGGTCATTCGCGACGAAACCGGACTTGCCGTCGACTACAAGATCACCGGCGATTTCCCGGCCTTCGGCAACAATGACGACCGTGTCGACGACATCGCGGTCTGGCTGACCGAGACCTTCATGAACAAGATCAAGGCACAGCCCTACTTCTACCGTGACTCGATGCCGACGCAGTCGATCCTGACAATCACCTCGAACGTCGTCTACGGCAAGAAGACCGGCAACACGCCGGACGGACGCCGTGCGGGCGAACCCTTCGCGCCGGGCGCCAACCCGATGAACGGTCGCGACAAGAAGGGCTTTGTGGCCGCAGGCGCCTCGCTTGCCAAGCTGCCCTATGACGCCGCCCTCGACGGGATCAGCTGGACCGCCTCGGCAACGCCGGGCAGCCTCGGCCATACCGACGAGGATCGCATCAGGAACCTGTCGAATTGCCTCGACGGTTACACGGCGGCCGGCGGTTTCCACGTCAACGTCAATCTCCTCAACAAGGAGACCCTGGTTGACGCCATGGATCATCCGGAGAAGTATCCGCAGCTGACGATCCGTGTTTCGGGTTATGCGGTGAACTTCATCAAGCTGACGAAGGAACAGCAGCTTGACGTCATCAACCGGACTTTCCACACCTCGATGTAA